In Nodosilinea sp. PGN35, the genomic stretch AACTAGGCCAGAGAAACCTCCATATTCACCGGCAGCCGCAGGGTGTTGGCTACGGGAGACCAGGCGTTGGCGTGGGCGACCAGGGCATCGAGGTCTTCGCGGCTGGCGTTGCCCTCAATCGCCACTTTGACGCGGATATCGCTGAAGCCCAGGCGCTTTTCCGACAGGTCGCCAATCCCCCAAACGCCGGTGATATTGATGTCGCCCTCCAGCTCCAGTTCCAGCTTGGTGAGCTGAATGTCGCGGGCGATCGCATTGGCATGGATGCCCACCGAGAGGCAGGATCCCAGCGCTGCCAGCACCGCCTCCGAGGGGTTGGGTGCGGTGTCCTGGCCGAGCAGGGTAGGCGGCTCGTCAATCACGTGGGCAGGCAGATCGCGCACGTAGTTGAGATTGCGGAACTGACCCTCCAGAACAGTCTTGGCCCGCACCGTAGCAACTTTGTTGGGGTTGCTGCGCGCCTTGTCGGCCAGTTCTTTGAGACCCTCCTGGCTCACCGGGCGCAGTCCTTGGCTTTCGGCAGTTAGCTGGGTCATGACAACTCCAAATAGAACGTTCTATACAATTCGAGGACAGCATAGCGCGGGTTTATTTCAGGCCATGCTCGTAGCGAACAACTCTACGTCTTACGGGCAAAACGTAGGCGAAATACTGACGCTGCCTCTCTGTCCCACCCTGGAGATTGACACAATTTAGATCGAAAGGCAAGCGATTTGAGTTTCAATCAGGGTTTTTATTCGTTCTAAATAGAGCTGTAGAAAGGCTGGGGCGGCGAATAGATGCTGAAGGGGCTGATTGCGCTGTCTGGGACTCCTTCAATCACATCAGCAAGCCCTAAGTAGCCGTTGCGCGCCACCGTCTGCCGTCCTTGCTCATCCCGACGGTCTCGATACTCCACCAGACAGTGCTGCAATTCTGCCTCCACCGCCTGGGCGATGATCTGCCGGGCTCCCCGATGCATCAGAGCTTCAGCGCGTCGCTGAAGCTCTCCGTTGTCTCGTTCGGCGGCAATGAAATAAGATTGCCGTCATTCATGGTGTTGCGGAACCCGACCATCCCCTGGGTTGGGTGGGAAAGTCCCTCGAAAAGACAGCTTTTTATAGCCACAGTCACGCTGATTAGGACACCAAAAAACTCCAAAACGTTCAAACGAAAGCTCAGGGTTTACTCACCCGAGCCTGCTACATATCAACGCTTTGAAATCAACGCTTTGAACGGAGAGGGGGGGATTCGAACCCCCGTGAGTGTGACCCTCAAACAGTTTTCGAGACTGCTCTACCAATTCTTAAAACTCCCTTTTAGAAAGCTTTTGGGGGTTTGCAATATATTAATGAACTAATTTTGATCTAATGCGACAGACTCCGGGTCTGCGATCGCGATGCCTCATAGTTTTTGTTTTGCCTCTGCAGGTTGGGTAGGTTGGGACGCTATACCCAAAGTCCTTAATCATTGGGCATTTCAGCAGATCCCAGCCTCATCCCAGCTTCTAAATAGGTTGGGTAGGTTGGGTTGGGGGACAGAAAATGTCATTGGTATTCTAAGGATCCAATTAAGCCGCCTAGATCTGTAGCAAAGTTCCGGTTATTAACCTTAACCTTGGGAAAACTAAGCAGGGGCAATTGCGGCCTCACCATCTTATATAAAACCCTATGCAGCTCAATCTATTGGTACTACCTGAGGGGCTCGATCGCACCCTCACCGATGTCCTTACCCTATATGCCCAACAAGTAGACTCCA encodes the following:
- a CDS encoding OsmC family protein; the encoded protein is MTQLTAESQGLRPVSQEGLKELADKARSNPNKVATVRAKTVLEGQFRNLNYVRDLPAHVIDEPPTLLGQDTAPNPSEAVLAALGSCLSVGIHANAIARDIQLTKLELELEGDINITGVWGIGDLSEKRLGFSDIRVKVAIEGNASREDLDALVAHANAWSPVANTLRLPVNMEVSLA